The region GAAATTTGATGGTGGCCTTAACACTACTATTGCCAATGGGGTAGCGCTTAATATTACAAGTAACGGGAGCCAGCAAAATATTAAGGGTAATGTGCTGGTTAATGTTGAAGGTGATTACACAAAATTGGTATCCAGCAAGATAGTTATAAAAGCACCAAGCATCGTGTTTGACTCTCCTTCTGTAGAATATACTCATAAAGAAGAAAAGAGTTTTTGGGAGGATTATTTTAGTGCGAAAACAGTGTCATTTGCATTTAAAGGTGGTGATGCTAGTGTGTCGTTGCTTTCCACGGCTTTCAAAGGAATGGCTTATAATAAAACAGGATTTGAGATTTCTAAAGAGGAAGGCATGGTGGCGTTTAAAAATACTCTATACCATACGCAAGCAAATTTGCGGAGTATGGCTTTTGCTCTCATGCTAGTATTATGAATAAATTGAAGAGGAACGTAATGGGTTATTTACTGCTAATTGCAATGGCGGCTGTATTTCTTATTATCATTTATAAAGGTACCGCCAGGCATGACAGATTGATGCGTGACGGGCGGCCTGTTATGGCGACGATAGAAAATGTCACCCCAGTCAGTTCTGATGATGCCGGTAATACAACAATTGTTTATACGCTCAATATAGAAGGTCGGCATGTTAAAGGGAAAGAAAAAATTGACACGTTTTTTTCGCCACAATTTCAGCCGGGGATGCAGATAAAAATTATGTATATCAATGATGAAGATTATATGTTTGTTTTTAAAAAATAATTAAAAATATATGCCAGGCCTGTGAGGCATCGAGTACTCGGTGATCGCAAGCCTGTATATCTATGTCGTAGTGGTCATCGACTTTATTAGACGAAGTTGAATATCGGTAAACGGTATATGCACAAATACTTATTCTGTTATCGGTGGCGATGGTGATGTGTAAACCTAATAATAGTGAGTAATAGGCTGCAACCATTAATTAATGACGGCGTTAACATTTTTTATAACAGAGGGACAATGAGTTATTTATCGTATATTATGCCTAAGCTTGCCTGGTTTATACCACTGTGCATATTGCTTTTTGTTGGGTATGTTGTTTATAAGAACAGGCAGCGTGATGCTCAGGATGCTTATATTAAAGAGCATGGCGTTAGCCTCGATGCTGAAATATCAGATGTAGTTTAAGATAAGATTCAAAGGATAAGCAATTATTTTGTGGTGGTAGCGTCAGTCAAATATAATTACAGTGATAAAATTTTTGTTTCCAAAAGAGGCTTTTCTTTCTTGATTACTGAAAAAGAAAAAATTATTCTTGGGCAAATCATCAAAATCAGAGTCAATCGTAACATGCCTGAGCAGTTTTATTATGAAGATTATCAAAACTATTAACAAAAATCTTTAAAGGGTAGTGTGTTTGATGGTGTATTAATTCAGGTTTGGCTGTTTATTCGTTATCAGTGTCGTCAGATCGAAATATATATTAATCAAGGAAATCTCTCCATGGATTATTTGAAGATCCTGCATATCATTTTGGTTGGGCTGGTAGCAGGACTTATCATTTATTTGATCTGCAGGGACATAGTTTGGGGGGTGATGAAAAAAATCATTCTTAGAAATCCGGTCTATACCCATGCGACTATCTCAGCCGTTATGCCAGGAACGCCGTCATCAAACGGATTGGTTAACTTAACGATCGATTATGAATTTAAAGATTTAACTGGAGCGAACTACTCGCGCAAGAACGTACTGACAATAATTAAAACAATTAACCTTATCGAATATCAGATCGGTAGTACCGTTCCGGTTGTCTATTTACGTACTAATCCTGAAAAACATTTTCTGAATGAAGGGAAAGATGGTGTGTTGATCAGGTGAATCTCTATTGTCACCATACCATTAACGAATCCAAAGTTTGTTGTTAGTCCAATTTGTTTATTTACATGGCAGTGAATATGAGTGCTTTTACAGAAACTCCCTTAATAATCGGCGTTATCGTATCTATCCTGGGGATTATACTGGCCTTTTCAACATTAAAGCCGAATAAAGATGAAGTTACCACTCTGCGTGACTGGTCATCCAGAGAAAAGTGGAGTGGTCAAATTATTGAGACGTCACTTGAATCATGGCATCAAACAGATACCAAGTACGGCAATGATTTTTTATACGATTTTACTTTTACGGCTACTATTAATGACACAAGGAAAAAATATGTCGCAAAAGGTCTGGTTAGACCTAATGAGATACATAAGATTCAGAAAGGGTTAACTCTAATAATAAAATATAATGCTGATAATCCACCACGTATAGCTGTGATAGCTATCGATTATAAATGAAGCCTATATTATTTTTTAAATAATGAATAATGATGGTTTTGAATTGGCATCATATATATATCATTTCTTTAGTATTACATTTTAGCTGAAGTTATTCATTAAAAGCCATCTTATCGATAAATATAAATCTTAAGAGGTTATAATGTTCACTGGCGATAATGTTGGCCTGATATTAAGCATTGTAGCGCCATGCTTCCTCATTTATTTGGTATTCCATACAGGGATGGTTCATGATGATTTTAAAAAGAACGGTATAAGGACAGTTGCTAAGATAAATAATATCAAGCAAATATCCACTTCAGGTACTGGTTCGCCAAAATGTGTCTTTACGCTTTCGTTTACTACCCAAGATGGTCACGATATAAGTCTGGAAAAAAAACAGGTCGTTACTGTGTTAGATATGATGCCTCTCGAGCGAGAACGCAAAGTGGATATTTACTACAAGAAAGAAAATCCTAAAAAGATATGACTAATACTTGAATCAGAAAGCCGGATAAAGTAATGACAATTATGGTTAGGTCGCGACGATGTCACCGATGATACCTCATTCCACTATCGTGCGAAGCGCACGACCACAGTAGATGAATATGTCTGCACAATTGACTATGTATTTATGAAAAAAGGAATGAGCAATATGATGGGGATTTTATTAGCGATTGGCATGATTTCTGCGCTTGTTATTATGTGTTTTATTTCTGTTAATAAAAGGGAAAGAATAATTCGTGAAGGCCGCCCGATTATGGCCGTGATTGAAAATATCAGGCCCGTTTCCACGGATGACTCTGGGAATACAACTGTAGCTTATGTTTTAAATGTGGAAGGGCGTAAAATTGAAGGTCGTGAAAAGATTGATACCTTCTACGCTCCACAGATGCAACCTGGTATGCATATAAAAATCATGTATGTCGATGATAAACATTTTGTTTTCATTTTTGAAAAATAAAATATGTATAATAGAAAAGATTAATGCTCGCTATTGTTTATTCGTACTGATGTTCAGGAACGGTCGAATAGCTCATTCGCTGCGAAATGGTTTGAGAATATTGCTTGGGTGCTAATAAATTAAAGGGAGGAGACGCTGTTTTTAACTACTGGATAATGACTTCTTTTATGATATTCGCTTTCACCTGCCGGGCGGTGATCAACTCTACACTGCTAAAACACTGGTGAACATTTCTCAGTTGCCATTGATCCAACCTGGACTGCGAATCAGAGTGAAGAAAGGAAGCGAAGGCCGCTTAGCGGTCATTAAAATTGAGTTTTAGCGAAGATAAGGTATTGCCATTCATGACGGACCTCATTGCAAAAAACCTCACGCTCTTTTCATGGTATATATTGGCTATTTTTATTTACCTTTTCATTAAAGGTCTGCGTGAGCCTACCGGCGATGCGAAATTAATCCAGTATCGTGCAACGTTACGTGACTGGTATGGCCCTGAAAAAGAGGGCGTGCTGGAAACATGGGCACCGTTAAAATCAACGCCAAAAGGCGAATATTTTCTATTCCATTTCATCATTGTGATTGATCGGAAAACGCAAAAGAAAAAAGCAGCGGCTTTAATTAATGCAAGTGATATCGAAAGGTTAAAGCCGGGCCTTAAGTTGCGCATAAAATATCAAGGGTTGCTTACAAAGAAAATCGCTGTCGCCGATATTGTTTTTGATGAATCATTTCAGGAAACGTAATGGACTATTTTAAGTATCTTGCTTATCTCTTTCCCGCGCTGGTAATTATTGTTTTTATTAAAATCGCGATTCGCGATATAAAAAACAACCGAATAAAAAAGCGCATCGCCAGCGATCCTGTGCATGTTAATGCGCGAATAACTCAGGCCGTGGCGGGAACGCCCGCGCCAAATGGCATCGTCAATGTCACACTGGATTATGAATTTAACGATCATACCGGCAAGGTTTTCACACAACAAAATGTGGTTACCGTGGTGAAAACGATGGAGATGCTTAACTATAAAGCGGGCGAAACCGTTCCGGTCATTTATTTGCGCAGCGATCCTTCGCTCAATAAGGTTAATCTTCCGCGCGTATTTTAAATTCATAAATTATTTCATCGTAAGGCGCTCTTTCCTGACGTTAAAAAAACGCCAACGATACGCTTAATCTTCCAAAGGATGTTATATGAAGATTATTAAACCGCTGCGGCTGAGTGTGCTTAATCGCCCATTTCGCCTGCAGGGGCAAAATCACCTGGGTGTTTCTGTTCTCGCGCTGCTGGATATGAGCGCGCAACCAAAATTACGTCCTGAAGTCGAGTTGTGGCAGCTGGCCGCCAGCGAGTTGCAAACCAGCGGCGGCGTGCTGGATATGGCAATGCCGAAAGCGCGCGCCGAATTCCTCGCTACCGGCTTCGCTTATTCGCACCATCATCAGGATAAAACCGCGTGTGCGGTGCGCATTGAAATCGGTGAGCTCAGTAAAACGCTGGCCGTCACCGGCGATCGCTACTGGGCCGGTTCGCGCCCGACCGCCGCCAAACCTTTTGAACAGATGCGTCTCGACTGGAGCCGCGCTTTCGGGGGCGAAGGTTTTGAGGAAAACCCGCACGGTATCGGCGCCGTGGAAGAAAACCACAACGGCACCCGATTTCGTCGCCTGCCTAATATTGAACTCTTAAATCAGCGTGTCACGTCTCCGCGCGCAAAACCTGAACCAGCCTCTTTCGGCCCGCTGGATCTTCTCTGGCCTCGCCGCTTTCGCCGGATGGGTAAAAACTACGATGCCCGCTGGTTGCAGTATGATTTCCCCGGTTTTGCGCCCGATATTGACTGGCGGGTATTTAACGCCGCCAGCCCCGATCAGTGGTGGGAAGAGCGGGATGCGCTACCACCGCAGGCCGCATGGCGCATCTGGAATATGCACCCGGAGCAGCATTTGCAGGAAGGCACGCTGCCGCCGTGGCAGGCGCGCTGCTTTATGCAGCGCCAGCGCGGCGATGAGATCCTGTTTGAAGAGATCGCGTTGCGCGCCACTACGGTGTGGTTTTTCCCGCATCTTGAACAGATGGTGCTTATCTGGCAGGGCAATCAGCGTGTCAATGAAGACGATGCGGCAGACGTTTTGCAACTGATGCCTGCGCTGGAAAAAATCGGTGCTCCCCGCTCGGTCAACCACTATCGCAAAGTGCTCCATCAGCGTCTGGATAAAGAGAAAGGCGCGCTGTTTGCCTTCCGTGAAAAAGATTTGATACCTGAAGAGGTTATCGGCCCGTGGATCGACAGCGAGGTACAGGAAAACCACAGCCCGATGCGTGATAACCAGCAAAACCGCGCCATGCAGCTGCGCGAGCAGCATCGTGCGCGGCTGGAAGCACAGGGCGCGGATACCGCCGATCTGCTCCAGGAGATGGAGGAGCCCGCACTTCCGAAGCTGGAGGATTTGCCTGAGTTTATCGAAGAGATGGAGCGCAAAGCCCGGCAAATGCAGGCGCAGGCCGAAACACGCAAAGCAGAGATGGAGGCGCGTTTCCCGCAGATGAATGCGCAGGAAAACCAGCCGCGCGGGCCGGAATCGATGATGCGCATGCAGGATTTACTGGAGCGCAACGCCGACAGCATGAGTGAGAAAAAGCTAAAGCAGAGCCGGGAAGCGCTGCACAAACTCTATCTGATGTCTGCCGCCGAACAACCACCTGCCATCAAACTGACTGGCGATATCGCGCTGATTATTCGCCAGCGTGCCGAAAGAACGATGGCGCAGGGCGGGGATTTCAGCGGGCTGGATCTGACCGGCGCGGATTTTTCCGGCATGGATCTCCGTGGTGCCAATTTCCGCAATGCACTGCTGGAGTGTGCCAACCTCAGCCAGTGCCAGCTTGACGGCGCTGATTTCAGCAATGCGATGCTGGCGCGTACGGATTTACAGGGTGCCTCGCTTTGCGAATGCAACTTCACCGAAGCAAGTCTTGCGCTGGCGCAGTGCCACCAGACCAATTTCACCGGTGCGCAGTTTACAGAATCGGAAATGACCGATGCGCTGTTTGACGCGTGTGATTTCAGCCATGCACGGCTGGAAAAACTACTGCTGCGTAAAACTGGCTTTAGCCAGTGCGTATTCCGTCACGCGACGCTGGATAATTGTGTGTTTATGGAACTTACGCTGCCGCAACCTGACTTTAGCGCGGCAACAATGAATAAAAGCAGTTTTATCCAGTGTGATCTGCAAAGTGCCTCTTTTGCCGGGGCACATCTGGAAGGCTGTTCCTGGGTAGAGAGCCGCCTGGAGCGAGCCCTGTTTCGTGACGCCACGCTTATCACCTGTGCGGTGGCATCCGGAGGCACGCTGTGCGGTGCAGATTTCAGCGGCGCGCAGCTAAAGCAGAGCAATTTACGCCAGGCGGTACTGACTGACGCCCGTTTCGTTCGCGCGAAGCTCGATAACAGCGATCTCAGCGAGGCGCAATGTGAAGGGGCGGATTTTAGCGGTGCGACGCTAACCGGCAGTCTGTTTATGCGTACTGATTTTCGACGTGTGCGTTTTACCGACGCCAATTTAATGGGCGCGATGATGCAAAAAAGCCGTCTTGAAGGTGCCGATCTCAGTTTCAGCAATCTGTTCCGCGCCGATCTTTCCCAGTCGATAGCGGACAGCACCACGAAATTTGAGGGTGCCTATAACAAACGCGTGAAAACCCTGCCGAAGCGCGACGGGGAGGTGATATGAGTCAGTTAAGTGCCGCAGAGTTGCAGCAAAAAGTGAAAAGCGGCGAGGCCATTATGGAACTCAACCTTGATGGCTGCGATCTGCGCGGATGTGATTTATCCGGCGGGATTTTTCAGGAGGTGTCGTTCGAAGGGGCCAGTCTGCAGGGCTGCAATCTGCAGGAGAGCGTTTTTACCGAATGCCAGCTTGCAGGCGCCGCGCTTACAGCGGCACACCTCGAAGAGACCGTGTTTAACCAGTGTGATGTAGCCGCGGCGAATTTCAGCAATACCGCGCTGCTGCGTTGCGTATTCAACGAATGCACATTAAACGGCTGCGACTTCACGCAGTCGGCTTTTGACAGCATCCAGTTTATGCGCAGCCCGCTGAATAAAAGCCTTTTTACCGGTGCGCGTTTAGAACGTTCGACACTGTTTGAGTGCCCGCTTGATGGGGCGAAACTCAACCATTGCCATAACCTGCTGACCACGTACTACGGCATCGATCTGCGCAATACGGATCTCAGCGGGAGCCAGTTTGAACGGGCGGTGTTTTTTAACTGCGACCAGCGCGGCAAAAACTATGCGCAACATCAGTTCACCGGCTGCCAGTTTACCGATAACCAGCTTGATGGCGCTGATTTTAGCGGGGCGCAGCTCACCCAGTGCAATTTCAAAGGCGCATCGCTCAGACAAGCGCGACTGAACAACGTTAATGCCACGCAGGCGCTGTTTATGCAGGCCGATTTGAGCGGCGCGCACGCCCACGGCAGCCTGTTCGATCAGGCGATTTTTGTCGGTGCGACATTACAGCAGGCCAGTTTTAAACAGAGCCGTTTTTTCCAGAGCATCCTGCAACACGTTGCGGCCCGGCAGGTCGATTTCACCCTGTGTGATTTTACCTATGCCGATTTCAGCGGCGCGGAGGTGTGCGAAGCCGATTTTCGCGGCGCGATCTTCTCGCGCAGCCGTTTTCATCGCGCGCGGCAAGAGGGCGCGCGGTTTGCCGATCGCAAAGGCATTCTTGAGTACGACGAAGAGTTACTGGCGGCGGAGGCCTGGACCGCCGAACGCCACAGCCGAATTTACGGAGACTTGCAATGAACAACCTCAATCAACCTTTGACTCTCGCCACGCTGCCCGGCGGCCAGTTTTCCGCACGCGTCACCCACTGTTTTGACGATGGCAGCCTGATGGTCGAATGCGACGGGCGCGGCTGGCACTGCCGCCGGGCAGTAAGTTGCGTGATTGCACCGCAGGCGGGCGATACGGTGCTGATAAGCGCGGTCGATAACCAGATGTGGCTACTCGCCGTGCTGGAGCGCGGTAACGAGGACGCCACCGAGCTGAGTGTGCCGGGCGACTTGCGTATCACAAGCCAGGGCGCATTAACCCTCAGCAGCGATGCGCTGAATGTCAGTGCGGCGAAAGGCGATTGCCATATCAGCGAGATGAACTACAGCGGCGACAAGATTTCCGCATGGATTACGCTTTCGCGCATTGTTGGCAAACGGGCGGAATCCGTCTGGCAGACGGTCACGCAGATGAGCCAGCACCTGTTTCGCACCACCCGCCAGACCGAGCATGTGCGCGCCGGGCAACTGGATATGAAAGCGGAAGATTATCTGCGTATGCACGCGCAAAACACGGTGATCACCTCGAAAGCGATCACTAAAGTCGATTCTGAACAGATCCATATGGGGTAATTCGATGTTTGCAAACTGCCAGTTGATGGGCGTTGATCTCGCGTTTCCGGATGTCTGTCTGACGCCGATGCCAGCTCCGACGCCAATCCCGTACCCGGATATCGCGCTGGGGCCAACCGCGATACCGAACGCGCTCAATATTCTGTTTATGGGCATGCCCGCGCACAATATGGCGACCATTACACCGCTGACCAACGGCGATAACCCCGGAGTGGCAACGGGAGTGGCGTCCGGTACGGTGATGGGGCCGTCGCGCCATCTGACCGGCGCGTTCACCGTGCTGCTGAAAGGTACACCGGCAACGCGCTTAACCAGCGTCAGCCTGCAAAACTCCACCAATGCCATTGGTATGCGCATTGTGCCAAGCCAGTTCAAAGTATTAATGCTGGCACCGTAACGGCACACGCAACGCACAGTAATTTTCCACCTAAAAAAACGAACGCACAGGCAACAGCAAGTGCGCTTTCCGGTGATTGATTTTTTACGGAATCATGGTTATGGCGAACAGAATCACGGCGACGTTACCCGTCGGGGGCTTACTTTTCTGGAAACTCTCCGGGCGCGAAGCGCTGTCGGAATCATTTACGCTGGCGCTGACGGTACTGGGCACCGATGCGCGGGCAGACCGCAGCAAGCTGCTGGGGCAATCTGCAACCATCAATATTCCCACCCAGGGAACGGGCACGCGCTATATCAACGGCAAAATCACCCGCGTGGCGGTGAGCGCCGTTGAACTTTCGGGGACGCGTTACGCGGTGTATCAGCTCACCGTGGAGCCGGATTTGTGGCCGATGAAACGCGACCGCAACCTGCGTATCTTCCAGGGCCAGACTGCGCCGCAGATAGTGAAAACGCTGCTCGGCGAATATCAGGTGAACGTGGAAGATAAGCTGACCGGCAGTTACCGCACCTGGGATTACTGCGTGCAGTACCAGGAATCGAGCCTCGATTTCATCAGCCGTCTGATGGAGCTTGAGGGCATCGCCTACCATTTCCGCCACGAAGCCGACCGCCATGTGCTGGTGCTGACCGACGCGGCGACCGAACATCAGCCCTTCAGCGGCTATGAAACCATTCCGTATCACCAGACGCCGTCCGGCGGCAGCACGGATGAAGAGGGTATCAGCCAGTGGGCGCTTGAAGACAGCGTGACGCCGGGTATTTACAGCCTCGACGATTACGACTTCCGCAAACCGAACGCGTGGCTGTTCCAGGCGCGGCAGAACCCGGCATCACCGCAGCCGGGCAGCATTGACGTGTACGACTGGCCGGGGCGTTTTGTCGAGCACGGTCACGGGGAGTATTACGCACGTATCCGCCAGGAGCGCTGGCAGGTGGAGCACCAGCAGATTCAGGGCACCGCCACGGCGGTTGGTGTCGCACCGGGAAACACCTTTGCGCTGTATAACGCGCCGTTTTTCAGCGATAACGGCGAGTACCTGACCACCGAAGCGAACTACTTTTTCGAGGAAAACCGCTATGCCAGCGGCTCCGACGGCGAAACGGTGCACCGCATCGATTTCACCGTCATTCCGTCGTCGGTGGTGTTCCGCCCGGCGGCGGTGACGGCGTGGCCGAAAACCTACGGGCCGCAGACGGCGAAAGTGGTCGGCCCGCAGGGCGAGAGCATCTGGACGGATAAATATGGCCGGGTGAAGGTGAAATTCCACTGGGACCGTCTGGCGAAAGGCGATGACACCAGCTCCTGCTGGGTGCGTGTGTCGAGTGCCTGGGCGGGGCAGGGTTTCGGCGGGGTGCAAATCCCGCGCGTGGGCGACGAAGTGGTGATCGACTTTATCAACGGTGATCCGGACCGGCCGATCGTTACCGGGCGTGTCTATAACGAAGCG is a window of Enterobacter sp. R4-368 DNA encoding:
- a CDS encoding DUF3592 domain-containing protein, giving the protein MDYLKILHIILVGLVAGLIIYLICRDIVWGVMKKIILRNPVYTHATISAVMPGTPSSNGLVNLTIDYEFKDLTGANYSRKNVLTIIKTINLIEYQIGSTVPVVYLRTNPEKHFLNEGKDGVLIR
- a CDS encoding DUF2169 domain-containing protein, coding for MKIIKPLRLSVLNRPFRLQGQNHLGVSVLALLDMSAQPKLRPEVELWQLAASELQTSGGVLDMAMPKARAEFLATGFAYSHHHQDKTACAVRIEIGELSKTLAVTGDRYWAGSRPTAAKPFEQMRLDWSRAFGGEGFEENPHGIGAVEENHNGTRFRRLPNIELLNQRVTSPRAKPEPASFGPLDLLWPRRFRRMGKNYDARWLQYDFPGFAPDIDWRVFNAASPDQWWEERDALPPQAAWRIWNMHPEQHLQEGTLPPWQARCFMQRQRGDEILFEEIALRATTVWFFPHLEQMVLIWQGNQRVNEDDAADVLQLMPALEKIGAPRSVNHYRKVLHQRLDKEKGALFAFREKDLIPEEVIGPWIDSEVQENHSPMRDNQQNRAMQLREQHRARLEAQGADTADLLQEMEEPALPKLEDLPEFIEEMERKARQMQAQAETRKAEMEARFPQMNAQENQPRGPESMMRMQDLLERNADSMSEKKLKQSREALHKLYLMSAAEQPPAIKLTGDIALIIRQRAERTMAQGGDFSGLDLTGADFSGMDLRGANFRNALLECANLSQCQLDGADFSNAMLARTDLQGASLCECNFTEASLALAQCHQTNFTGAQFTESEMTDALFDACDFSHARLEKLLLRKTGFSQCVFRHATLDNCVFMELTLPQPDFSAATMNKSSFIQCDLQSASFAGAHLEGCSWVESRLERALFRDATLITCAVASGGTLCGADFSGAQLKQSNLRQAVLTDARFVRAKLDNSDLSEAQCEGADFSGATLTGSLFMRTDFRRVRFTDANLMGAMMQKSRLEGADLSFSNLFRADLSQSIADSTTKFEGAYNKRVKTLPKRDGEVI
- a CDS encoding pentapeptide repeat-containing protein — translated: MSQLSAAELQQKVKSGEAIMELNLDGCDLRGCDLSGGIFQEVSFEGASLQGCNLQESVFTECQLAGAALTAAHLEETVFNQCDVAAANFSNTALLRCVFNECTLNGCDFTQSAFDSIQFMRSPLNKSLFTGARLERSTLFECPLDGAKLNHCHNLLTTYYGIDLRNTDLSGSQFERAVFFNCDQRGKNYAQHQFTGCQFTDNQLDGADFSGAQLTQCNFKGASLRQARLNNVNATQALFMQADLSGAHAHGSLFDQAIFVGATLQQASFKQSRFFQSILQHVAARQVDFTLCDFTYADFSGAEVCEADFRGAIFSRSRFHRARQEGARFADRKGILEYDEELLAAEAWTAERHSRIYGDLQ
- a CDS encoding DUF3540 domain-containing protein; this encodes MNNLNQPLTLATLPGGQFSARVTHCFDDGSLMVECDGRGWHCRRAVSCVIAPQAGDTVLISAVDNQMWLLAVLERGNEDATELSVPGDLRITSQGALTLSSDALNVSAAKGDCHISEMNYSGDKISAWITLSRIVGKRAESVWQTVTQMSQHLFRTTRQTEHVRAGQLDMKAEDYLRMHAQNTVITSKAITKVDSEQIHMG
- a CDS encoding DUF4150 domain-containing protein, which produces MFANCQLMGVDLAFPDVCLTPMPAPTPIPYPDIALGPTAIPNALNILFMGMPAHNMATITPLTNGDNPGVATGVASGTVMGPSRHLTGAFTVLLKGTPATRLTSVSLQNSTNAIGMRIVPSQFKVLMLAP
- the tssI gene encoding type VI secretion system tip protein TssI/VgrG, with amino-acid sequence MANRITATLPVGGLLFWKLSGREALSESFTLALTVLGTDARADRSKLLGQSATINIPTQGTGTRYINGKITRVAVSAVELSGTRYAVYQLTVEPDLWPMKRDRNLRIFQGQTAPQIVKTLLGEYQVNVEDKLTGSYRTWDYCVQYQESSLDFISRLMELEGIAYHFRHEADRHVLVLTDAATEHQPFSGYETIPYHQTPSGGSTDEEGISQWALEDSVTPGIYSLDDYDFRKPNAWLFQARQNPASPQPGSIDVYDWPGRFVEHGHGEYYARIRQERWQVEHQQIQGTATAVGVAPGNTFALYNAPFFSDNGEYLTTEANYFFEENRYASGSDGETVHRIDFTVIPSSVVFRPAAVTAWPKTYGPQTAKVVGPQGESIWTDKYGRVKVKFHWDRLAKGDDTSSCWVRVSSAWAGQGFGGVQIPRVGDEVVIDFINGDPDRPIVTGRVYNEASMPPWALPAAATQMGFLSRSKDGSVDNANALRFEDKAGEEQVWIQAERNMDVHVKNDASRSIGSNHSHYVRKNELYRVETNQTQAVKGQTEILTGKGKLDAVVEQFILASGTQLRLVSGHSAIELNANGKINLIGKSFNFFVEEDGHITTGGKLHLNAPGTKAPTTAPGADHKGNINSAVQAKFSPQGNVQHAAPVAAAPAGAAKPVTKYKAPPPLKGDYVFSNEKSKSQFMPFSDGVVKKINSSPKMQSDLKKLMDDQWNISPNVPGGGSWTDTKNKVMVLDPESMADDNEAVMTLAHEVGHATSPYKNDFSSKSNFVNGMLKDEGQATLNEIQVRREIYHNSGIDIGSMTDSSNEMKYIQAFKDMDSGKITRDEASKAIGEIYRRGEVASGSTTNEVYEDHYGNMYDDYMQGKAPH